The Spiroplasma citri genome has a segment encoding these proteins:
- a CDS encoding prolipoprotein diacylglyceryl transferase → MNSLLLTSGPPNPGWITPTNTPHNILATYGGWIHMYAVFITLGMICSVLACFIRLKLKKVPIEPLIWSIFAIIPFSLFGASFFGKFNNDVNHPWVLEPGDVPFWSLFAFWKAGMSIHGGVLFGTITGLIVFGIVGRKAKVSLWVYTDCIIPNILLGQVLGRWGNFFNHELLGSITSYDSLRWLPAFIRDNLWQWDGLSPETNKLGEIVFRQPIFLYESFFNFLAWLFITFFIPVAGQLFSKKPWKKDAKEYPFDLKYNFIHFFNRKYIKPDKLTWKEVWDKAYFNYIPNQKQLDEMVKRNEQADSLKEESGFTNKIKKWWHNDSAALTKLNNPGRYAITRSGVQTGFYFFLWNLIRFILETQRDDDTSLFIKSHRTLDYTVLILIALIGLGLAIYAQWGAPKKFRKNGFMYEKEYVDFHSLQTWKFEKYLNNNIVIGEDNYIDKLPTVIKIKVMEFLGYQVEPFEKYFELKYVKTSEHEGSKDEVINYSFKIVSLATAKNKFIDELVVNQTFKFNLSKILQQTTLELSKPDNNSYFTLTKKQLGLLLNDIIHTSEKTSEIKTSWHQFYPHINEQKTTIFNLDFNDLIAFDELKINPKPKKIEISKFQFKENKFYYFNKKIYFKLKWK, encoded by the coding sequence ATGAACAGTTTACTATTAACAAGTGGACCACCAAATCCAGGATGAATTACACCAACTAATACGCCACATAATATTTTAGCAACATATGGTGGGTGAATTCATATGTATGCTGTTTTTATTACATTAGGAATGATTTGCTCAGTTTTAGCATGTTTTATTCGACTAAAATTAAAAAAAGTTCCAATTGAACCATTAATTTGATCAATTTTTGCTATTATTCCATTTTCATTATTTGGAGCTAGTTTTTTTGGAAAATTTAATAATGATGTTAATCATCCTTGAGTATTAGAACCAGGTGATGTTCCATTTTGATCTTTATTTGCGTTTTGAAAAGCTGGAATGAGTATTCATGGTGGTGTTTTATTTGGAACAATTACTGGTTTAATTGTTTTTGGCATTGTTGGTCGAAAAGCAAAAGTTTCACTTTGAGTTTATACTGATTGCATTATTCCAAATATTTTATTAGGACAAGTATTAGGTCGTTGAGGTAATTTTTTTAATCATGAATTATTAGGAAGTATTACTTCCTATGATTCATTACGCTGATTACCAGCTTTTATTCGTGATAATTTATGACAGTGGGATGGTTTATCACCAGAAACAAATAAACTTGGTGAAATTGTGTTTCGCCAACCAATCTTTTTATATGAATCATTCTTTAATTTCTTAGCATGATTATTTATTACTTTTTTTATTCCTGTTGCTGGACAATTATTTAGTAAAAAGCCATGAAAAAAAGATGCAAAAGAATATCCTTTTGATTTAAAGTATAATTTTATTCATTTTTTTAATCGAAAATATATTAAACCCGATAAACTGACTTGAAAAGAAGTTTGAGATAAAGCATATTTTAACTATATACCAAACCAAAAACAATTAGATGAAATGGTTAAAAGAAATGAACAAGCGGATAGTTTAAAGGAAGAATCTGGTTTTACAAATAAAATTAAAAAATGATGACATAATGATAGTGCTGCATTAACAAAATTAAATAATCCAGGGCGTTATGCAATTACACGCAGTGGGGTTCAAACTGGTTTTTATTTCTTTTTATGAAATTTAATTCGTTTTATTTTAGAAACACAACGTGATGATGACACAAGTTTATTTATTAAAAGTCATCGCACTCTAGATTATACGGTCTTAATTTTAATTGCTCTGATTGGTTTAGGATTAGCAATTTATGCCCAATGAGGAGCACCTAAAAAATTCCGTAAGAATGGATTTATGTATGAAAAAGAATATGTTGATTTTCATAGCTTGCAAACATGAAAATTTGAGAAATATTTAAATAATAATATTGTTATTGGCGAAGACAATTACATTGATAAACTACCAACAGTCATTAAAATAAAAGTAATGGAATTCTTAGGATATCAAGTTGAACCTTTTGAAAAATATTTTGAATTAAAATATGTTAAAACAAGTGAACACGAAGGAAGCAAAGATGAAGTTATTAATTATAGTTTTAAAATAGTTTCATTAGCAACAGCAAAGAATAAATTTATTGATGAATTAGTTGTTAATCAAACTTTTAAATTTAATTTAAGTAAAATTTTACAACAAACAACATTAGAATTATCAAAACCTGATAATAATAGTTATTTTACCTTAACAAAGAAACAATTGGGATTATTATTAAATGATATTATTCATACTTCTGAAAAGACAAGTGAAATTAAAACAAGTTGGCATCAATTTTATCCTCATATTAATGAACAAAAAACAACAATTTTTAATCTTGATTTTAATGATTTAATTGCTTTTGATGAATTAAAAATTAATCCAAAACCTAAAAAAATTGAAATATCAAAATTCCAATTTAAAGAAAATAAATTTTATTACTTTAATAAAAAGATTTATTTTAAATTAAAATGAAAATAA
- a CDS encoding ferritin, giving the protein MLTKDIEKDLQHYIDEHIKMQFFCYNLSSAADKLGFPGFSHYFQVQAQDEVLHQRRIMNFVLDRDGHYQIKNIAEEYKDIKNIIELMETYQTKRAYFAELTNKLAQHANNVGDLVTYKFYDWFIIDFYEELAEVKDIIEWIKMSNNNYYEIDRKMGTKKEPDTLTVINPFSPHA; this is encoded by the coding sequence ATGTTAACAAAAGATATTGAAAAAGATTTACAACATTATATTGATGAACACATTAAAATGCAATTCTTTTGCTATAATTTGAGTTCAGCCGCTGATAAATTAGGTTTTCCTGGTTTTAGCCATTATTTCCAAGTTCAAGCACAAGATGAAGTTTTACATCAACGTCGAATTATGAATTTTGTTTTAGACCGTGATGGTCATTATCAAATTAAAAATATTGCTGAAGAATATAAAGATATTAAAAATATTATTGAATTAATGGAAACCTATCAAACAAAACGGGCATATTTTGCTGAATTAACAAATAAATTAGCACAACATGCCAATAACGTTGGTGATTTAGTTACTTATAAATTTTATGATTGATTTATTATTGACTTTTATGAAGAATTAGCTGAAGTAAAAGACATTATTGAATGAATTAAAATGTCAAACAATAATTATTATGAAATTGATCGAAAAATGGGAACAAAAAAAGAACCAGATACTTTAACAGTTATTAACCCTTTTAGCCCCCATGCATAA
- the rny gene encoding ribonuclease Y, with product MQIHIWVIIIIAVAIGSYFLGYLFEKYLRFKLIKKTKLKIKQAEEKAKKIINAAKADGRVEAAQIRQEMKDELTRKREEFLATEKFLVDRERLIVEREEVLNGKEQEVFRKKEELQGKINYYQEMVERNLHQLEKVAGYSLEEAKDVLFKKIGDRYQKEIGEFLRNVENTEKINAKQTAINIITTAIERYAAKVVAEKTTTSIYLEDDNMKGRIIGKDGRNIRTFEIAAGVDLIIDDIPNVVQISSFNPIRREIAKKTLEKLLLDGRIQPNRIEETIKLEQEEIKMTILEAGKEIATELAIDNLDIELIRHLGILKYRTSYGQNVLLHSVEVAKLAAIMASELGLDPSIAMRAGLLHDIGKAVDFENEGSHVTLGIQIATKCNEHPIIINAIASHHGEVPITNPYSVLVSAADTLSAARPGSRNNTVENYIARMNELEKICQTVHGVQSAYVLQAGRQIRVIVNPIINDDARTHKIALDIKEKIKQAKTIPGDIVITVIRELRVTETVI from the coding sequence ATGCAAATACACATATGAGTAATTATCATTATTGCTGTTGCAATAGGCTCTTACTTTCTTGGATATTTATTTGAAAAATATTTAAGATTTAAATTAATCAAAAAAACAAAATTAAAAATTAAACAAGCTGAAGAAAAAGCAAAAAAAATTATTAACGCTGCTAAAGCAGATGGACGCGTTGAAGCAGCACAAATTAGACAAGAAATGAAAGATGAATTAACTCGCAAACGTGAAGAATTTTTAGCGACCGAAAAATTTTTAGTAGATAGAGAACGTTTAATTGTTGAGAGAGAAGAAGTATTAAATGGCAAAGAGCAAGAAGTGTTTCGCAAGAAAGAAGAATTGCAAGGAAAGATTAACTATTATCAAGAAATGGTAGAACGGAATCTTCATCAACTTGAAAAAGTTGCCGGATATTCACTTGAAGAAGCAAAGGATGTTCTTTTTAAAAAAATAGGTGATCGGTATCAAAAGGAAATTGGTGAATTTTTACGAAATGTTGAAAATACTGAAAAAATTAATGCCAAACAAACAGCCATTAACATTATTACTACTGCAATTGAACGTTATGCAGCAAAAGTTGTGGCAGAAAAAACAACAACTTCAATTTATTTAGAAGACGATAATATGAAAGGACGAATTATTGGGAAAGATGGTCGTAATATTCGTACATTTGAAATAGCTGCAGGGGTTGATTTAATTATTGATGATATACCTAATGTTGTCCAAATTTCATCTTTTAATCCAATTCGCCGGGAAATTGCAAAAAAAACTTTAGAAAAATTATTACTTGATGGTCGAATTCAACCAAATCGGATTGAAGAAACAATCAAATTAGAACAAGAAGAAATTAAAATGACAATTCTTGAAGCAGGAAAAGAAATTGCAACTGAATTAGCAATTGATAATTTAGATATTGAATTAATTCGTCACTTAGGAATTTTAAAATATCGAACTAGTTATGGTCAAAATGTCTTGTTACATTCTGTAGAAGTAGCAAAATTAGCAGCAATTATGGCTAGTGAACTGGGGTTAGATCCATCAATTGCAATGAGAGCTGGGCTATTACATGATATTGGAAAAGCAGTTGATTTTGAAAATGAAGGAAGTCATGTTACCTTAGGTATCCAAATTGCAACAAAATGTAATGAACATCCAATTATTATTAATGCAATTGCTTCGCATCATGGTGAAGTACCAATAACTAATCCTTATTCTGTTTTAGTATCAGCTGCTGATACTTTATCAGCTGCTCGCCCAGGTAGCCGTAATAATACTGTTGAAAATTATATTGCTCGAATGAATGAGCTAGAAAAAATTTGTCAAACAGTACATGGTGTCCAATCAGCTTATGTTTTACAAGCAGGACGACAAATTCGAGTTATTGTTAATCCAATTATTAATGACGATGCTCGTACTCATAAAATTGCTCTTGATATTAAGGAAAAAATTAAACAAGCAAAAACAATTCCTGGTGATATTGTTATTACCGTTATCCGTGAATTACGAGTCACTGAAACTGTTATTTAA
- the ffh gene encoding signal recognition particle protein, whose protein sequence is MIGDFLANRLKKSIEKNMKKSTLTTDAITETMREIRLSLLEADVNNEVVKDFIKAVETKARGEYILDGLNSTQMMVKIVHEELVNIFGKTAKELSFASKPTIIMMVGLQGSGKTTTTGKIAKLVEKKYHKKPLLVACDIYRPAAIEQLKTIGKNLNIEVFERGMQNPITTAQQAITYAKDNKNDVILIDTAGRLHIDAELMQELKEIKNNITPDEILLVVDGMTGQDIINVATEFNQLLKLTGVIVTKLDGDARGGAALSITHLTKLPITFIGTGEGMSNLQIFYPDRMADRILGMGDVQTLVEKAKDVLDERDIKKTMNRMMMGQFDLQDLLNQMRQISKMGKMGGIMKLLPGMPKLSDEKIADAERKLKITEVLLSSMTVKERREPRLLKHLSRKNRILKGSGRTEKEYNELINQFEKTKKQVDEIARQIKSGRMPNIPGMGGLSGMGFN, encoded by the coding sequence ATGATTGGAGATTTTTTAGCGAATCGATTGAAAAAATCAATTGAAAAAAATATGAAAAAATCAACTTTAACAACTGATGCCATTACTGAAACAATGCGTGAAATTCGATTATCATTATTAGAGGCGGATGTGAATAATGAAGTAGTTAAAGATTTTATTAAAGCTGTTGAAACTAAAGCTCGTGGTGAATATATTCTTGATGGATTAAATTCAACACAAATGATGGTAAAAATTGTGCATGAAGAATTAGTTAATATATTTGGAAAAACAGCCAAAGAATTATCGTTTGCTTCAAAACCAACAATTATAATGATGGTTGGTTTACAAGGAAGTGGTAAAACAACCACAACGGGGAAAATTGCTAAGTTAGTTGAAAAGAAATATCACAAAAAACCGTTATTAGTTGCTTGTGATATTTATCGACCAGCAGCGATTGAACAATTAAAAACAATTGGGAAAAATTTAAATATTGAAGTTTTTGAGCGCGGAATGCAAAACCCAATAACAACTGCGCAACAAGCAATTACTTATGCAAAAGACAATAAAAATGATGTTATCTTAATTGATACAGCTGGACGTTTACACATTGATGCTGAGTTAATGCAAGAATTAAAAGAAATTAAAAATAATATTACCCCAGATGAAATTCTTCTAGTTGTTGATGGAATGACAGGGCAAGACATTATTAATGTTGCAACTGAATTTAATCAGTTATTAAAATTAACAGGAGTAATTGTTACAAAATTAGATGGTGATGCTCGTGGTGGGGCTGCTTTGTCAATTACACATTTGACAAAATTACCAATTACTTTTATCGGAACCGGAGAAGGAATGAGTAATTTACAAATCTTTTATCCTGATCGAATGGCTGATCGAATTTTAGGAATGGGAGATGTTCAAACCTTAGTTGAAAAAGCAAAAGATGTGTTAGATGAACGTGATATCAAAAAAACAATGAATCGAATGATGATGGGACAGTTTGATTTGCAAGATTTATTAAACCAAATGCGTCAAATTTCAAAAATGGGTAAAATGGGCGGAATTATGAAATTGTTACCTGGAATGCCAAAACTAAGTGATGAAAAGATTGCTGATGCTGAACGAAAATTAAAAATAACTGAGGTATTGTTATCATCAATGACAGTGAAAGAACGCCGTGAACCACGGTTATTAAAACATTTATCACGAAAAAATCGCATTTTAAAAGGCTCAGGACGAACTGAAAAAGAATATAATGAGTTAATTAATCAATTTGAGAAAACAAAAAAACAAGTTGATGAAATTGCTCGGCAAATTAAATCAGGGCGTATGCCAAATATTCCTGGTATGGGTGGTTTAAGCGGAATGGGTTTTAATTAA
- the pyrH gene encoding UMP kinase codes for MALQYKRVLLKLSGEALGNSDDLYDAKKIYDIAKQIVKLQKEGLQIAIVVGGGNIWRGNRADTIKMNPISADYMGMLATVMNALALEAVLKNEGSQNVVVTSKIQVPEVASPYLFKKAKAALEKGAIVIMAGGTGQPKFTTDTAATIRAIEIDADVMLMAKNGVDGIYDKDPRHNADAVRFDNISLNELQKKQLKVMDLTASSLAMEDDVKIVVFDINEPDNIYKAVHGNARSTIVTGGKK; via the coding sequence ATGGCATTACAATATAAGCGAGTTTTACTAAAATTATCTGGTGAAGCATTGGGCAATTCTGATGATTTATATGATGCGAAAAAAATTTATGATATTGCAAAACAAATTGTTAAATTGCAAAAAGAAGGATTACAAATTGCTATTGTTGTTGGTGGTGGTAATATTTGACGCGGTAATCGTGCTGATACAATCAAAATGAATCCAATTAGTGCAGATTATATGGGGATGCTAGCAACGGTAATGAATGCCTTAGCATTAGAAGCTGTATTAAAGAATGAAGGTAGTCAAAATGTTGTCGTAACTTCAAAAATTCAAGTTCCTGAAGTTGCTTCACCATATTTATTTAAAAAAGCAAAAGCTGCTTTAGAAAAAGGGGCAATTGTTATTATGGCTGGGGGAACTGGTCAACCAAAGTTTACAACTGATACAGCAGCAACAATTAGAGCAATTGAAATTGATGCCGATGTTATGCTAATGGCAAAAAATGGGGTTGATGGGATTTATGATAAAGATCCTCGCCACAATGCCGATGCAGTTCGCTTCGATAATATTAGTTTAAATGAATTACAAAAAAAACAATTAAAAGTAATGGATTTAACAGCATCTAGTTTAGCAATGGAAGATGATGTTAAAATCGTTGTTTTTGATATTAATGAACCAGATAATATTTATAAGGCAGTACATGGTAATGCTCGTTCAACGATTGTTACAGGAGGGAAAAAATAA
- the frr gene encoding ribosome recycling factor: protein MSQEVINQTKEKMEKVIVSFENELIKIRTGRANPNMLSHIMIDYYGTLTPIQQLANIMVPEARQLVIKPYDRSIINLILTAINKADLGLTPSSEADLIRLNIPPLTEERRKMLVKEMWKASEQFKVAIRNERRDSNEHLKKDSDLTEDDKKYYEGEVQKLTDQFIKKIDEKATLKEKELMEV from the coding sequence ATGTCACAAGAAGTTATTAACCAAACAAAAGAAAAGATGGAAAAAGTAATCGTTTCATTTGAAAATGAATTAATTAAAATTCGTACTGGTCGTGCAAATCCAAATATGTTATCACATATTATGATTGATTATTATGGAACGCTAACGCCAATTCAACAATTGGCTAATATTATGGTGCCAGAAGCACGACAATTAGTTATTAAGCCATATGATCGTTCAATTATTAATTTAATTCTAACAGCGATTAATAAAGCAGATTTAGGTTTAACACCAAGCTCAGAAGCGGATTTAATTCGGTTAAACATTCCTCCGCTAACTGAAGAACGCCGTAAAATGCTGGTTAAGGAAATGTGAAAAGCAAGTGAACAGTTTAAAGTAGCAATTCGTAATGAGCGACGAGATAGTAATGAACATCTTAAAAAAGATTCTGATTTAACTGAAGATGATAAAAAATACTATGAAGGGGAAGTACAAAAATTGACTGACCAATTTATTAAAAAAATTGATGAAAAGGCAACCTTAAAAGAAAAAGAACTAATGGAAGTTTAA
- the uppS gene encoding polyprenyl diphosphate synthase, producing the protein MKIPQHIAIILDGNGRWATKQGLERTVGHEEGAKRIKDVALKANALGVKYLTIYCFSTENWKRNAQEVTYLMAMPERLLNNKQVNNFKNENIVLNHIGRRTKMPPKTLAAINNAILQTKDNNGMVLTFAFDYGAIEELLTAINQMLVKKITSIDEKTLFQHLYTADLPDVDLMIRCGGEQRLSNFLLLQNRYAELYFTKAFWPEFDENALTAAILDYNNRNRRFGGIESDEQSGR; encoded by the coding sequence ATGAAAATACCACAACATATTGCAATTATTTTAGATGGTAATGGTCGTTGGGCAACTAAGCAAGGGTTAGAACGAACAGTTGGACATGAAGAAGGAGCAAAACGAATTAAAGATGTAGCACTAAAAGCAAATGCTCTTGGTGTTAAGTATTTAACTATTTATTGTTTTTCAACTGAAAATTGAAAACGAAATGCACAAGAAGTTACTTATTTAATGGCAATGCCAGAACGATTATTAAATAATAAACAAGTTAATAATTTTAAGAATGAGAATATTGTTTTAAATCATATTGGTCGCCGTACAAAAATGCCACCAAAAACATTAGCAGCAATTAATAATGCTATTTTACAAACAAAAGATAATAATGGAATGGTGTTAACATTTGCTTTTGACTATGGAGCGATTGAAGAATTATTAACAGCAATTAATCAAATGCTAGTTAAAAAAATAACAAGCATTGATGAAAAAACATTATTTCAACATTTATATACTGCAGATTTACCTGATGTTGATTTAATGATTCGATGTGGTGGTGAACAACGTTTAAGTAATTTTTTATTATTGCAAAATCGTTATGCTGAATTATATTTTACCAAAGCATTTTGACCAGAATTTGATGAAAATGCTTTAACTGCAGCAATATTAGATTATAATAATAGAAATAGAAGATTTGGAGGAATTGAAAGTGATGAACAATCAGGAAGATAA
- a CDS encoding phosphatidate cytidylyltransferase, with translation MNNQEDNVLVNENETSTEKHNLTNNVSKNKEHKGMFQKKYVARHITFYSLLVFLSLYLFTGAIATEWHNNVPHIEIANYVFIGINAVILGLVNYEILRLVGGTKWPIYTQIITYLLIIFLFLFPAESIANEYGGIGAINYPFYTLLNWNWLKPWIIFVIYLCAILGYYCLVFSSKEITFGKMTLVLIFTLYLTFALKAMNKFMLNPAYGWSSVVWLALIIILTDTFAFVGGVTYGKHKLAPTISPNKTWEGAVTGIILAAGIAITYAILMFHFATSNHWVFNFFSNDNDKNVMRYVIYILLVFVLSILSQLGDLSFSWIKRRYNIKDFSNLLPGHGGVLDRLDSFSLVFFVMFIISNIVLQR, from the coding sequence ATGAACAATCAGGAAGATAATGTTCTTGTGAATGAAAATGAAACATCGACAGAAAAGCACAATTTAACAAATAACGTATCAAAAAATAAGGAACATAAAGGAATGTTTCAAAAAAAATATGTTGCTCGTCATATTACATTTTATTCGTTATTAGTTTTTTTAAGTTTATATTTATTCACAGGAGCAATCGCAACAGAATGGCATAATAATGTTCCACATATTGAAATTGCTAATTATGTTTTTATTGGAATTAATGCTGTTATTTTAGGCTTAGTTAACTATGAAATTTTGCGATTAGTTGGGGGAACAAAGTGACCAATTTATACGCAAATTATTACATATTTATTGATAATTTTTTTATTTTTGTTTCCAGCTGAATCAATTGCAAATGAATATGGTGGAATTGGAGCAATTAATTATCCGTTTTATACGTTATTAAATTGAAATTGATTAAAACCTTGAATTATCTTTGTTATTTATTTATGTGCTATTTTAGGATATTATTGTTTAGTATTTAGTTCAAAAGAAATTACTTTTGGTAAAATGACATTAGTTTTAATTTTTACCTTATATTTAACTTTTGCTTTAAAAGCAATGAATAAATTTATGTTAAATCCTGCTTATGGTTGAAGTAGCGTAGTTTGATTAGCATTAATTATTATTTTAACTGATACTTTTGCTTTTGTTGGAGGTGTTACTTATGGAAAGCATAAATTAGCGCCAACAATATCTCCAAACAAAACATGAGAAGGAGCTGTGACAGGAATAATCTTAGCAGCAGGAATTGCAATTACTTATGCAATTTTAATGTTTCATTTTGCAACTAGTAACCATTGGGTTTTTAACTTTTTCTCAAATGATAATGATAAAAATGTCATGCGTTATGTGATTTATATTTTATTAGTATTTGTATTAAGTATTTTATCACAATTGGGTGATTTATCATTTTCTTGAATTAAACGTCGTTATAATATTAAAGATTTTAGCAATTTATTACCTGGGCATGGTGGTGTTTTAGATCGTTTGGATTCATTTTCATTAGTCTTTTTTGTAATGTTTATCATTTCCAATATAGTATTACAACGATAA
- the dxr gene encoding 1-deoxy-D-xylulose-5-phosphate reductoisomerase, translated as MQNIIIFGASGNIGQQALQIIESNPNDFQITAVSIYHNVPTLIKILEKHTTIRIVHLGDETQAILTAQYPNITFVTGETGINAMLAAFPTALVLNAISGFAGLYPTLQTLYGKNRTLLLANKESLVVAGDLINSLLTKNNNQLYPIDSEHCAIFQCLEQTNPCSEIILTASGGMFANKTLTDLKTIDEQQALQHPTWKMGQNITIDSSTMVNKGLEIIEAYHLFKTSKITVVLHPQAILHSAVQYADYSIIGQLSKPSMLQVLNYFLYYPTRKNSSFLKPLNFEELITLTFQKADLSRWKALQLAYRCLNKNNSLAIAFNAANEELRSLFVVGKIKFYQIVDYIEYFMDQIKPQKLVNYREIKELNDIIKRDIINYFSEK; from the coding sequence ATGCAAAATATTATTATTTTTGGCGCTTCTGGGAATATTGGTCAACAAGCGTTACAAATTATTGAATCAAATCCAAATGATTTTCAAATTACAGCTGTTAGTATTTATCATAATGTTCCAACTCTAATTAAGATTTTAGAAAAGCATACCACAATCAGGATTGTTCATCTTGGTGATGAAACCCAAGCTATTTTAACAGCACAATATCCAAATATAACTTTTGTAACCGGAGAAACGGGAATTAATGCAATGTTAGCTGCTTTTCCTACAGCTTTAGTTTTAAATGCAATTAGTGGTTTTGCAGGATTATACCCAACATTACAAACTTTATATGGAAAAAATCGTACTTTATTATTAGCAAATAAAGAATCATTAGTAGTGGCAGGGGATTTAATTAACAGTTTATTAACAAAAAATAATAATCAATTATATCCAATTGATTCTGAACATTGTGCTATTTTTCAATGTTTAGAGCAAACCAATCCGTGTTCAGAAATTATTTTAACAGCTTCGGGAGGGATGTTTGCTAATAAAACATTAACTGATTTAAAAACGATTGATGAGCAACAAGCATTACAACATCCAACTTGAAAAATGGGACAAAATATTACCATTGATTCTTCAACAATGGTAAACAAAGGATTGGAAATTATTGAAGCTTATCATTTATTTAAAACTTCGAAAATTACTGTTGTTTTACATCCACAAGCTATTTTACATTCTGCCGTACAATATGCAGATTATTCAATTATTGGCCAATTATCAAAGCCTTCAATGTTACAAGTTTTAAATTATTTTTTATATTATCCAACTCGAAAGAATAGTTCTTTCTTAAAACCATTAAATTTTGAGGAATTAATAACTTTAACATTTCAAAAAGCTGATTTATCACGTTGAAAAGCACTACAGTTAGCCTATCGTTGTTTGAATAAAAATAATTCATTAGCAATTGCTTTTAATGCAGCAAACGAAGAATTACGTTCTCTTTTTGTAGTCGGAAAAATTAAGTTTTATCAAATTGTGGATTATATTGAATATTTTATGGACCAAATTAAGCCACAAAAATTAGTTAATTATCGTGAAATCAAAGAATTAAATGATATCATTAAAAGAGATATTATTAATTATTTTTCTGAAAAATAA